The following proteins come from a genomic window of Streptomyces sp. GS7:
- a CDS encoding esterase, translating to MPEYARGALVRAVPPLSTEPIHVAWSPTGNPSRLRSGSILLSWETSAHGGMDVTALLGLATTEVTLAIWPSLRGDWTSVVRPTHFEVTGLHAALSIATDALHLANRLADT from the coding sequence ATGCCCGAGTACGCCCGCGGCGCCCTCGTCCGCGCCGTACCACCGCTTTCCACCGAACCGATCCACGTCGCCTGGTCACCCACCGGAAATCCCAGCAGGCTCCGCTCCGGCTCCATCCTGCTGAGCTGGGAAACCAGCGCCCACGGCGGCATGGACGTGACCGCACTGCTCGGCCTGGCCACTACCGAGGTAACGCTCGCCATCTGGCCGTCCCTCCGCGGCGACTGGACATCCGTCGTCCGCCCCACGCACTTCGAGGTCACTGGTCTTCACGCTGCTCTGTCCATCGCAACCGACGCATTGCATCTCGCGAACCGATTGGCAGACACCTGA
- a CDS encoding IS256 family transposase, whose product MLVDRARNEGLQLTGEGGLLQQLTKRVLESALEGEITDHVGYEKHDPAGKNNGNSRNGTRAKTVLTDVGPVEVKVPRDTADTFEPQIVKKRQRRLTGVDEMVLSLSAKGLTHGEISAHLAEVYGAEVSKQTISTITDKVMEGMAEWQSRPLDRVYPVLFVDAINVKIRNGQVANRPVYVVMAVTVDGTRDILGIWAADGGEGAKYWLHVFTELKNRGLDDVLMLVCDGLKSLPDAVEAVWPRTIVQTCVVHLLRNSFRYAARQDWDKVAKALKPVYTAPSEDAATERFLEFQESWGQKYPAIVKLWSDAWAEFVPFLSFDVEIRKIICSTNAIESVNARIRKAVRARGHFPNEAAALKCIYMALMSLDPTGKGRKRWTMRWKAPLNAFQIAFEGRLTPRNN is encoded by the coding sequence ATGCTTGTCGACAGGGCCCGTAACGAGGGCTTGCAACTGACCGGCGAGGGCGGGCTGTTGCAGCAGCTGACCAAGCGGGTGCTGGAGTCCGCCCTAGAGGGCGAGATCACCGACCATGTGGGCTACGAGAAGCACGATCCGGCCGGGAAGAACAACGGCAACAGCCGCAACGGCACACGTGCGAAGACCGTGCTGACCGATGTTGGGCCGGTCGAGGTGAAAGTGCCCAGGGACACCGCCGACACCTTCGAGCCGCAGATCGTCAAGAAACGGCAGCGGCGTCTGACCGGCGTCGACGAGATGGTGTTGTCGTTGTCGGCGAAGGGGCTCACGCACGGCGAGATTTCGGCTCATCTGGCCGAGGTGTACGGCGCTGAGGTGTCCAAGCAGACCATCTCCACCATCACCGACAAGGTGATGGAAGGCATGGCCGAATGGCAGAGCCGTCCCCTCGACCGTGTCTATCCGGTCCTGTTCGTGGATGCCATCAACGTCAAGATCAGGAACGGGCAGGTCGCAAACCGTCCGGTCTATGTCGTGATGGCGGTGACCGTGGACGGCACTCGGGACATCCTCGGTATCTGGGCCGCTGACGGCGGTGAGGGGGCCAAGTACTGGCTGCACGTGTTCACCGAGCTGAAGAACCGCGGCCTGGACGACGTGCTGATGCTGGTCTGCGACGGGCTCAAGAGCCTTCCCGATGCAGTGGAGGCCGTCTGGCCTCGCACGATTGTCCAAACGTGTGTGGTTCACCTGCTGCGGAACTCGTTCCGTTACGCCGCCCGTCAGGACTGGGACAAGGTCGCCAAGGCCCTCAAGCCCGTCTACACCGCGCCCAGCGAGGACGCGGCGACGGAGCGGTTCCTGGAGTTCCAGGAGTCCTGGGGTCAGAAGTACCCGGCGATCGTGAAGCTGTGGTCGGACGCCTGGGCCGAGTTCGTGCCCTTCCTCTCCTTCGACGTCGAGATACGCAAGATCATCTGCAGCACGAACGCGATCGAGAGCGTCAACGCCCGCATCCGCAAGGCCGTCCGCGCCCGCGGACATTTCCCCAACGAGGCCGCCGCCCTCAAGTGCATCTACATGGCGCTGATGAGCCTGGACCCGACGGGGAAGGGCCGCAAGCGGTGGACCATGCGCTGGAAGGCACCCCTCAACGCGTTCCAGATCGCCTTCGAGGGCCGCCTGACCCCGAGGAACAACTGA
- a CDS encoding S53 family peptidase, protein MRIARTSRRAAATTAATAALTVVALATTPLAGTGTAAVPHTKAVPAIAGHPLVHGVGSPLSIAECRAKFKLACYNPLQYRTAYNLNALYSKGITGKGRTIVIVDSFGSPTVQHDLDVYSKQFGIPSTTVNVVKWGNVPAFDPKNPDMTGWAGETTLDVEMAHAVAPDAKIVLVETAVAETEGTTGLPEMMDAEKAMVDRGVGDVISQSFGATENTFPGFDKGDFSSIKNLRYAFKEAAKKHVTVLASSGDGGATDNTADGKGFYKERVNSWPSSDPLVTSVGGTQLHLDDKGQRVKPDSVYNDHGAGGGGQSHVFTRPAFQNVVKSTVGDRRGTPDISMTAAVDGGAWIYSSYDPTDTGWGITGGTSESAPLFSGIVALADQAAGRRLGDINDALYSLYKRSAHDKRTGIVDVNDGTNNSYEGVTGYTAVNGYDMATGVGTVDAARFVPALARASHRG, encoded by the coding sequence ATGCGCATAGCCCGTACCAGTAGACGTGCCGCGGCCACGACGGCCGCAACCGCCGCCCTCACCGTCGTCGCTCTGGCGACCACCCCGCTCGCCGGTACCGGTACCGCCGCGGTGCCGCACACCAAGGCAGTCCCGGCCATCGCCGGGCACCCGTTGGTGCACGGCGTGGGCAGCCCGCTCTCCATCGCGGAGTGCCGGGCCAAGTTCAAGCTCGCCTGCTACAACCCCCTCCAGTACCGCACGGCGTACAACCTCAACGCGCTGTACAGCAAGGGAATCACGGGCAAGGGCCGCACGATCGTCATCGTGGACTCCTTCGGCTCGCCGACCGTCCAGCACGACCTGGACGTCTACAGCAAGCAGTTCGGCATCCCCAGCACCACGGTGAACGTGGTCAAGTGGGGCAACGTCCCCGCGTTCGACCCCAAGAACCCCGACATGACCGGCTGGGCCGGCGAGACCACCCTCGACGTCGAGATGGCCCACGCCGTGGCGCCCGACGCGAAGATCGTCCTGGTGGAGACAGCGGTCGCCGAGACCGAGGGCACCACCGGTCTACCGGAGATGATGGACGCCGAGAAAGCCATGGTCGACCGTGGCGTCGGCGATGTGATCAGCCAGAGCTTCGGCGCCACCGAGAACACGTTCCCCGGCTTCGACAAGGGCGACTTCTCGAGCATCAAGAACCTGCGGTACGCCTTCAAGGAGGCCGCCAAGAAGCACGTCACCGTCCTCGCCTCCTCCGGCGACGGCGGTGCCACTGACAACACCGCCGACGGGAAGGGCTTCTACAAGGAGCGCGTCAACTCCTGGCCGTCCTCAGACCCGTTGGTCACCTCAGTCGGTGGCACCCAGCTGCACCTCGACGACAAGGGTCAGCGCGTCAAGCCGGACAGCGTCTACAACGACCACGGCGCAGGCGGCGGCGGCCAGTCGCACGTCTTCACCCGCCCGGCCTTCCAGAACGTGGTGAAGAGCACCGTCGGCGACCGTCGCGGCACCCCGGACATCTCGATGACCGCCGCCGTCGACGGCGGCGCCTGGATCTACTCCAGCTACGACCCGACCGACACCGGCTGGGGCATCACCGGCGGCACCAGCGAGTCGGCTCCGCTCTTCTCCGGCATCGTCGCCCTCGCCGACCAGGCCGCCGGCCGCCGCCTCGGCGACATCAACGACGCGCTGTACTCGCTCTACAAGCGCTCCGCCCACGACAAGCGCACCGGCATCGTCGACGTCAACGACGGTACGAACAACAGCTACGAGGGCGTCACCGGCTACACCGCAGTCAACGGCTACGACATGGCCACCGGCGTCGGCACCGTGGACGCCGCCCGCTTCGTCCCGGCCCTCGCCCGGGCAAGCCACCGCGGCTGA
- a CDS encoding IS5 family transposase, producing the protein MTEDEWAVPKSLLPKSNNRCGRWRDHRQVINGIIHRLSTGCQWCKLPESFGPWQTVHEGHQPWPADGTWERLLQHVQAEADAAGDVDWDVNIDSTSVRAHQHTAGAPKKAPPAASKGAAERSVHVRAQGVTCWADAVRRAKDSAAPAEG; encoded by the coding sequence CTGACCGAGGACGAGTGGGCGGTACCGAAGTCGCTGCTGCCCAAGAGCAACAATCGGTGCGGCCGCTGGCGCGACCACCGGCAGGTGATCAACGGGATCATCCACCGGCTCAGCACCGGCTGCCAGTGGTGCAAGCTGCCCGAAAGCTTCGGCCCGTGGCAGACCGTCCACGAGGGCCACCAACCGTGGCCGGCCGACGGCACCTGGGAACGGCTGCTCCAGCATGTCCAGGCCGAGGCGGACGCCGCCGGGGACGTCGACTGGGACGTCAACATCGACTCCACCTCGGTGCGTGCGCATCAACACACCGCCGGGGCACCGAAGAAGGCACCGCCTGCAGCCTCAAAAGGGGCGGCAGAAAGATCGGTTCACGTGCGCGCGCAAGGCGTGACCTGCTGGGCGGATGCGGTGCGGCGGGCGAAGGACTCGGCCGCTCCCGCGGAGGGCTGA
- a CDS encoding MarR family winged helix-turn-helix transcriptional regulator: protein MPLPESAAVAAELRTALGKLTRRVKLEDQMPFGQVAVLGALDRSGAMTTSELAADQRVRPQSMARAVGLLMEQGLITRRAHPTDGRKSLVELSSAGQALLEEERGRRADWLARAIEAELTGTERELLARATGLVERLAAH, encoded by the coding sequence ATGCCCCTTCCGGAATCCGCCGCCGTCGCGGCCGAACTGCGCACCGCGTTGGGAAAGCTCACGCGGCGCGTGAAGCTGGAGGACCAGATGCCGTTCGGTCAGGTGGCCGTCCTCGGCGCGCTGGACCGCAGTGGTGCGATGACGACCAGCGAACTGGCGGCCGATCAGCGGGTGCGCCCGCAGTCCATGGCCCGAGCCGTTGGGCTGCTCATGGAGCAGGGGCTGATCACGCGCCGGGCGCATCCGACCGACGGCCGCAAGAGCCTGGTCGAGCTCTCCTCTGCGGGGCAGGCGCTGCTGGAGGAGGAGCGGGGACGCAGGGCGGATTGGCTTGCGCGGGCGATTGAGGCGGAATTGACGGGCACGGAGCGGGAGTTGCTGGCGCGGGCGACTGGGCTGGTGGAGAGGCTCGCGGCCCACTAG
- the eno gene encoding phosphopyruvate hydratase, with protein sequence MTAITSVTGRRVLDSRGNPTVEVDVELADGSIGRAAVPSGASTGAREAVELRDGDPARWHGKGVDHAVRHVNTELAAAVTGREAEDQAGLDAVLVATDGTPTKSRLGANAILGVSLAAAKAAAAAHRLPLYRYLGGSDARLLPVPMMNIVNGGAHADNPLDFQEFMIAPIGAETFAEAVRMGSEIFHTLRRDLLAAGHSTGVGDEGGFAPALRTAEEALDFVVTAVERTGYRPGTDIGLVMDPASSEFFREGVYDYTGEGVRRTPAEHADYLVKLIDAYPIVSIEDPMAEDDLTGWRDLTARVGARCQLTGDDVFCTNETLLREGIGSGVANSVLVKVNQIGTLTESLATVNAAHRAGYTVVISHRSGETEDTTIADLAVATGCGQIKTGSLSRSDRTAKYNQLIRIEEQLGDSAQYAGVGTLHR encoded by the coding sequence ATGACCGCCATCACCTCCGTCACCGGCCGCCGCGTCCTCGACAGCAGGGGCAACCCCACCGTCGAAGTGGACGTGGAACTGGCGGACGGATCCATCGGCCGGGCAGCAGTCCCCTCCGGCGCTTCGACCGGCGCCCGCGAGGCCGTCGAACTCCGCGACGGCGACCCGGCCCGCTGGCACGGCAAGGGCGTCGACCACGCGGTACGCCACGTCAACACAGAGCTCGCGGCCGCCGTCACCGGTCGCGAGGCCGAGGACCAGGCCGGCCTCGACGCCGTCCTCGTCGCCACGGACGGCACCCCCACCAAGTCCAGGCTCGGCGCCAACGCGATCCTCGGGGTCTCCCTGGCCGCCGCCAAGGCCGCAGCCGCCGCCCACCGCCTGCCGCTCTACCGCTACCTCGGCGGCTCCGACGCCCGGCTGCTGCCCGTACCGATGATGAACATCGTCAACGGGGGCGCGCACGCCGACAATCCCCTGGACTTCCAGGAGTTCATGATCGCCCCGATCGGCGCGGAGACCTTCGCGGAGGCCGTGCGGATGGGGTCCGAGATCTTCCACACCCTGCGCCGCGACCTCCTCGCCGCCGGGCACTCCACGGGCGTGGGCGACGAGGGCGGCTTCGCACCCGCCCTGCGCACCGCCGAGGAGGCCCTCGACTTCGTGGTGACCGCCGTCGAGCGCACGGGTTACCGGCCGGGCACGGACATCGGCCTGGTCATGGACCCGGCGTCGTCGGAGTTCTTCCGCGAAGGCGTCTACGACTACACCGGGGAAGGAGTACGGCGCACACCCGCCGAACACGCCGATTACCTGGTCAAGTTGATCGACGCCTATCCCATCGTGTCGATCGAGGACCCGATGGCCGAGGATGACCTGACAGGGTGGCGGGACCTGACCGCACGGGTCGGTGCGCGCTGCCAGCTCACCGGTGACGACGTGTTCTGCACGAACGAGACCCTCCTGCGCGAGGGCATCGGCTCCGGCGTCGCCAACTCGGTCCTGGTGAAGGTCAACCAGATCGGCACCCTGACGGAGTCCCTGGCCACCGTCAACGCCGCCCACCGGGCGGGCTACACCGTCGTCATCTCGCACCGCTCGGGAGAGACGGAGGACACGACGATCGCGGACCTGGCCGTTGCCACGGGCTGCGGCCAGATCAAGACCGGATCACTGTCTCGCTCCGACCGCACCGCCAAGTACAACCAACTCATCCGCATCGAGGAGCAGTTGGGCGACAGTGCCCAGTACGCAGGCGTGGGAACGCTGCACCGCTAG
- a CDS encoding GntR family transcriptional regulator has product MTGPAVRVDTTSPVPPYEQIRAQLAALILTSRLAEGERLPTVRQLAADLGLAPGTVARAYRELEASELIRTRRGAGTRVAAPLPEPKHPDQSQLATPARDFISSARALGADAEAVLAAVHKALDQSAL; this is encoded by the coding sequence ATGACCGGCCCCGCAGTCCGCGTCGACACCACCAGCCCGGTACCACCGTACGAACAGATTCGCGCCCAGCTCGCCGCCCTGATCCTCACCAGCCGACTGGCCGAGGGCGAGCGCCTGCCGACCGTGCGTCAGCTCGCCGCCGACCTGGGCTTGGCACCAGGCACCGTGGCCCGCGCCTACCGCGAACTGGAGGCATCCGAGCTGATCCGCACCCGCCGTGGCGCAGGCACCCGGGTCGCGGCACCCCTACCCGAACCCAAGCACCCAGATCAATCCCAACTCGCCACACCAGCTCGCGATTTCATCTCTTCCGCCCGCGCTCTTGGCGCCGACGCCGAAGCCGTCCTGGCCGCTGTCCACAAGGCCCTGGACCAAAGCGCGTTGTGA